AGTGGTGTCGCAATTCGAATCTGAAAACCGGGCGGTGCGCACGGACTTGCAGCCGTTACCGGGCATTTCCCTGAAACGGTTGTCCTTAAAGCGCATGTTTGCCAATCTGATTGGGAACGCTATTCGTCATGGTGGTGGCGATGTGGAAGTGCACAGTGGTATGGAGGACGGCGAGATATGCGTTCGGGTTGCAGACCGCGGAGCCGGATTGACAGAAACAGAAATGCACGACTTGTTCGAGCCGTTCGCGCGGGGGGATCAGAGCAGGACCACCACCGGTTCCGGGCTGGGTTTGGCGATTGTTAAGCGCATAGTGGATATGCATCACGGACGGGTGCGGCTGCAGAACAGGGAAGGCGGCGGGCTGGAAGCGATTGTGACGTTCCCGGTTACGGGGGATCTGGTTCCGCCGGAATCCCTAATGGCCCACCTGCGTTAACAGCGGGCGGGCGTCGTCTGTTCCAGCCCGCTTTCCAGGGTAGGCCAGCGTTGAACACACGGCCTCTGCTTGCGGAGCGCTAACCCTGATCCCTTTGCGCATTCTTATGCGCCCGCTTTTCGGCTCTTCGTTGTTGCGTCAGCGAGCGCTGATCACCGCCCAGGTGCTGTTCGCCCCGTTGCCGGGCCAAACGGATTTGTTTTTCGCGCTGGGCGAAGCGGCGCTTTTGATCCGTACTCAGTGCTTCATAGCAGCGATGGCAACTGACACCGGCTTGATAATGTTTGTGTTCTTTTTCCTGCTCGGTGATGGGGCGGCGGCAGGCGTGGCATTGGTCGTATTCGCCTTTTTCCAGATTGTGATTCACGGTGACGCGATTATCGAAAACAAAGCACTCACCTTGCCACAGTGATTGTTCCGGTGGCACGGTTTCCAGGTATTTCAGAATGCCCCCTTCCAGGTGGTACACCTGATCAAAGCCTTGCTCTTTCAGATACGCGGTGGATTTTTCGCAGCGAATACCCCCGGTACAGAACATGGCGACTTTTTTGTGTTGTTCCGGTTTCAGGTTGTCACTGACAAATCGGGGAAACTCCCGGAAGCTCTTGGTGCGGGGATCAACTGCACCCTTAAAGCTGCCGATTTCCACTTCGTAGTCGTTGCGGGTGTCGATGACCAGCACCTCGGGGTCGCTGATCAGGTCGTTCCAGTGTTCCGGTTTCACGTAGGTTCCCACCACCCGTTGCGGGTCGATACCCGGTACACCCAGGGTCACTATCTCTTTTTTCAGTTTGACTTTGGTGCGGTAGAAAGGCTGCTGGTCGTCGAATGATTCTTTGCTGTCGAGCTGTGCCAGTCGCGGATCACTGCGTAAGTGGTTGAGCACCGCATCGATACCGGCGCGGCTGCCGGAAACGGTGCCGTTGATGCCTTCGATTGCCAGTAGCAGCGTGCCTTTGACATCATTGGCCAGCATGACATCCAGCAAGGGTTGTCGCAGCGCTTCAAAGTTATCCAGGGTGACGAATTTATAAAGCGCACACACCACCACCGGTGTGTCGGTATGGGAAAGGGTCATTTTGTGCCTCGCAGTCTGGATCGTAAATCCAGGGCGGTTGTTTTAAACGGGGTGATAAAATCGGGGCAATTGTAGCGAATTTCGCGGCATTTGGGCAGGCCGCGGGGTGACGGGCATCGTTATTGCGGTCGCTCTACAGGAAACAGTATTAAAATTAGAAGCTTATGGCATCCGGATACGGTGGTGGAGCAGATCCATCTGAGCGCCTATACGTGATATGGTTAACCCTATAAACGAATTGAGCATGTAGTGACAGCGCGTGAAAAAAACCAAAAAAGCCGATAAGAATGCCCGTAAATCCGTTCATGTGTCCTTGCCAGGCCGCCCCGGCGCTAAAATTCTGCCTGCCGCAGAGGCCGTGGCCTTTGCCCGCCAATTAAGCCATCAGCAACAGTGGGCGGTGACGGCGGTAATGATGCAGCAAATTACCGATCAGGTGCCCGGGTTCGAGGATGCCTGGCTGGTTTGGTTTGAGGCCTGTCATGGCATGGGGGATTTCGGGGCGTTGGCCCGGGTAGCGACCCGCTGTCTGAACCATAAGCCGCGTTTTGTTCCTGCCCTCATCGCGCTATCAACGGCATTGCGCTTTAATCAACGGCACGATGAAGCCCGCGCCTTGATTGAAAAAGCCCTCAAGCTGGAGCCGGCGAACGCCGGAGTGTTAAACCATTTGGGCATTTTATTGAAGGAAACCGGTGAGCTGCAGGCCGCGCTGGAAACATTCAATCGCTGCATACGGATTCAACCCGAATCGGGTGAGGCGTACTGGAACCGCTCCGATTTGCTTCATTCGCCTTCGGATCAGGATATTGGTGAGATGCTGGGGTTGCTCGAACGCAGCGGGTTATCCGATGCCGACAGGATCCGCCTGCATTATGCGCTTTCCCGCGCTTATGAGTTTCGCGCTGAGTTCGACCAGCAGTTTGATCAGATTGCCGCGGGTGCAGACCTGAAACGCAGCACAGCGCAGTACGATCACGGTCACGAAATGGCCCAGCTGCGGCGGATTCCGGACTGTTTTAATAACACCATCTGGCAAGCACCATCACAGGCGCAAGGAATGTCCGCAGCGACAGACCGATCGGCAGGGGCCGGGTTATGCACTCCGGTATTTATTTGTGGTTTGCCCCGCAGCGGTACCACCCTGGTAGAACAGATTCTTTCTAGCCATGATCGTGTTGTGGCGGGAGATGAGCTGAACGCGCTGCCGCTGGCCACCGCGCGATTATTAAAGCAGAAAGGCATCCGCAAAGCGTTTCCTGAGTGGGTAGGTGAGTTAACGGACGGGGAGTGGCAACAAATAGGGGCGTTCTACCTGGAGCAGACAGAGTCGCTGCAACAGAAAGGATTTTTCACGGACAAAAATCTGCAAAACTACAAAGCCGTCGGCTTGATTCGCCGGGCACTGCCGCAAGCCAAAATTATTTATTGCACCCGTAATCCGATGGATACTTTGTGGAGTTGTTACCGGCAATTATTCGGTGACGGTTTATTATTTACCTATTCGCAAACGGAGCTAGCCGATACCTGGAATGCGGCCAATAAACTGATGCAGTTTTGGCAGCAACAATTAACTGATCGGATTTTTGTGGTTGAGCACGAGCAACTATTGGCCGACCAGGAGTCAGTTACCAGGTCGTTGCTGGAATTTGTGGGTTTGGAATGGAGCGAAAATTGTCTTCAGTTCCATCAAAACCCGCGAGCGGTAAACATCGTATCCGCGTTGCAAGTGCGGCAACCGTTGGATCAACATCGGGGCGGTCAGTGGAAACGATATCAAGACCGGCTGCAACCGATGTTGCAAGCGCTGGACTTTAATGATGACGAAGCGGAATTGAATAATCCGGTTTCGGATAAGCCGAATATGGAAAACTAATGTCGATATTGTGGTGGTTGTTGTTCTTCGTTATAGCATTAGGGCTTTGGTGGCATCTGATGGGCACGCGGGAGCATGCATTGCTGATGGCTCAGGAGCACTGCGATCAAATGGGGGTGCAATTCCTGGACGGCAGCGTGATGCGGGACGGCTTTCGTTTCCCGCGTAATCGCAG
The window above is part of the Ketobacter sp. MCCC 1A13808 genome. Proteins encoded here:
- a CDS encoding rhodanese-related sulfurtransferase, whose translation is MTLSHTDTPVVVCALYKFVTLDNFEALRQPLLDVMLANDVKGTLLLAIEGINGTVSGSRAGIDAVLNHLRSDPRLAQLDSKESFDDQQPFYRTKVKLKKEIVTLGVPGIDPQRVVGTYVKPEHWNDLISDPEVLVIDTRNDYEVEIGSFKGAVDPRTKSFREFPRFVSDNLKPEQHKKVAMFCTGGIRCEKSTAYLKEQGFDQVYHLEGGILKYLETVPPEQSLWQGECFVFDNRVTVNHNLEKGEYDQCHACRRPITEQEKEHKHYQAGVSCHRCYEALSTDQKRRFAQREKQIRLARQRGEQHLGGDQRSLTQQRRAEKRAHKNAQRDQG
- a CDS encoding sulfotransferase; amino-acid sequence: MKKTKKADKNARKSVHVSLPGRPGAKILPAAEAVAFARQLSHQQQWAVTAVMMQQITDQVPGFEDAWLVWFEACHGMGDFGALARVATRCLNHKPRFVPALIALSTALRFNQRHDEARALIEKALKLEPANAGVLNHLGILLKETGELQAALETFNRCIRIQPESGEAYWNRSDLLHSPSDQDIGEMLGLLERSGLSDADRIRLHYALSRAYEFRAEFDQQFDQIAAGADLKRSTAQYDHGHEMAQLRRIPDCFNNTIWQAPSQAQGMSAATDRSAGAGLCTPVFICGLPRSGTTLVEQILSSHDRVVAGDELNALPLATARLLKQKGIRKAFPEWVGELTDGEWQQIGAFYLEQTESLQQKGFFTDKNLQNYKAVGLIRRALPQAKIIYCTRNPMDTLWSCYRQLFGDGLLFTYSQTELADTWNAANKLMQFWQQQLTDRIFVVEHEQLLADQESVTRSLLEFVGLEWSENCLQFHQNPRAVNIVSALQVRQPLDQHRGGQWKRYQDRLQPMLQALDFNDDEAELNNPVSDKPNMEN
- a CDS encoding DUF3301 domain-containing protein, whose product is MSILWWLLFFVIALGLWWHLMGTREHALLMAQEHCDQMGVQFLDGSVMRDGFRFPRNRSGTVVLLQRFSFEFSTSGDQRYLGHAELIGKRVVKMALEAHRM